The DNA sequence AGGGACCGGCTTCATCGTTTGCGGAAGTCTCTGCGAAGCCACTCCCACCGCCGAAACCTGAACGAGCAAAACAACGagcaaacccaaccctctgacaacatcaacaggCCAGAaaacgacaacaacgccGTCCGGGAAATGCCCCCAGTGCGTAGGTCCCAGGGCAACGTGGATCCAGAGTTGAGCACAGAAGCGTGCATGGAAGCCGCACTCAATTTCTTCCCCGACATATGTCCCGACTATCTGCGCAAGACCGTCGAAAGTCAAAAGTGGACAGCCCAGGGCCTCGTCGGCCACATTCTTGATCAGCAAGAAAGCGGCAAGAAATATCCCAAGCGTGTCAAGTCCCTAAAGCGCAAGTGGGAGGATACTGGTGAGGACGGCGAAGAAGTGCTCAGCAAGAAAATGGAGGCCGAGCCAAGATTTCAAGGCAAGACGACGGAGTACATGAAAAAGTACAAGGGAGCAGGGTGAGTGATGTATCCCCAACACGTTGTGGACAGGGGGAGACAGACTGCTGGTAACACGGGAAGAGGACTGAAGGATGATGAACGGGCGATTGCCTGTCTTTTGAGGCGTCGGCGTCGGTACTATCACCAAAGGCCCGTTCATTCATCTTAGTAACGCTCCTTGTTGCGGCTTGGAGCATCAAGACGACGTTGGGCTTTCTGTTCTTCCACCCAACATTGTCCCCTTTCATAACCAAGTATGTAGATTTCTGACACCCGCATAGCAGATCTCTCCTTGTGGCCGAGTTTCCCGacttcaaggtcaagaatATAGAGCAGCAGTTCAAACTGCACGACCATCGCATTTACCCAGCATATCTTGCTCTATGGGCCGAGCTTGCTCAAGAAACCTCGGCTTGGCGGAAAAAGTCGACAACCAGGCCCAAAATGACGCTCGGCGACACGGTCAAAATGTTCTCTGAGAGCGCCGACgagggagagaaaggggCTGTGGAAGACTTCGTGGCTGCCCGTCAAGTTTGCGACATCAGAGCTGCCAAGGCAagggcgaagaaggcggaaGAAGACGCCGAGGCGGCCAATTATGCGCAAGCAGAAGCTGACGGTACCATTTTGGAGTGTGGATGTTGCTTTGGGGATTTCCCGCAGAATCGAATGGTGCACTGCAACGCGGAGACCATCCATTTCTTCTGCCGAGAATGTGCGAAGCGCATGGCGGAGACGCAGGTTGGCATCTCCAAGTATCAGCTAGACTGCATGTCAACAGACGGCTGCGAGGGCACCTTCAGCAAGAGCCAGAAGGATTTGTTTCTCGACGGAAAGCTGACTGTGGCTCTTGATCGCATCGAGCAAGAGGCTGTCCTTCGCCTGGCTGGAATAGAGTCACTCGAGACATGCCCCTTTTGCCCATATGCGGCCGAGTACCCGCCCGTCGAGGTGGATAAAGAGTTCAGATGCATCAGCGAGGAGTGCGGCCGTGTATCCTGCAGGCTTTGTCGGCTGGAGACGCACACGCCCAAGACTTGTCAAGAAGTTGCGCGGGAAAGTGGATATTCTGCTCGCCGTGAGATCGAGGAAGCAATGTCTGCCGCCATGATCCGGACCTGCAACAAATGTAAGGACCATCTGCCTCCACTTGGGGACATGGAGCTAACTCTGACTAGGCAAAACACCCTTCATCAAAGAGAACGGCTGCAACAAGATGACATGCACGAGGAAGGGCTGTGGCAACATACAATGTTACGTCTGTTCCAAGTCGTGTGATTACAGCCATTTCGACGAGCCCGCCCGCGGTGGGAAGCCCGGGAACTGCCGTCTTTTTGACGAAACCGAGGAACGCCACGCACGAGAAGTTCGCGAGGCCGAAGAAGCAGCTCGCAAGAAGGTGGCGGAGGCGAACCCTGAAGTCgattcctccctcctcgagatCAAATTCTCCGACAAAGTCAAGCAAGACGAGGCCAAACGCGCAGCTGCCCAGATCCCTCAAAGGGGCGGCGTCTTTGGGCCCCGGAACCTACCCGTATATGTTCCCCCACGAATGCCAGCAATTGCCGTCCCGCCGAACCAGCCCAATGCACCAGTTCCTGCCGCACCAATGGCTCTCCGCCCCGACCAGGCGAACGAGTTGCAAAGACGGATGCAGGGACTGATTGGGTTGGACCTGGAGATTGGGATAGAGCCTCTGCCTGTTGAGGCTCATCGAAATGTGCAGATGGCAGTAATACTCCCGCCGGATCCCAACCGGGAAGCCCGGatgcagcaacagcaggcgCTGCTGCGCGCACAAATACAAGCGCAGCAAATACAGATGGAGCAGGCCCGGAACAACTTCCGGATACAGCGCGAGCAGGCGGCTGCCCAGCTCAACCATGCACGCAACGTCCAGCAAGAAGCGATGCAAAATATGCAACGGCAAGAACTCCAACTACAACAGCATATAGCGGATCACATGCACCGCTTTCCACAAGGGGTTGCTTTTCCTGCCGTTCCGAGACCTGCTCCCGGGCCTGTCCTGATGAACCCCGAGCATTTATTTGCGCCGGCTGGAGCGGCTGGACGGCTGTTCAATATTGGGAATCATGCGTATCATGAACCAAACGCCCATCACCCAGCTGCCGCGGTTGGCAACCCTCAACAGGCTGTTGCGGTTCCAAATCGACCCCAGGCTCTTGCAGCTCCAAACCTGCCCCCGCACAGAGTCGCCAACGCGGCGAACAACAATAATGTTAATGATGGTGGACCAGCTCAGCAGCATGGGGATGGGCCAAGACCTCTGGCGAACGACGTAATCAACCTGACCGCGTCCCCACCAGCCCCGCGGGTGAATGGGAATGGTTACCGAGCAGAATTGTACAGTCCTCGATGGGGTCATGGGCCTCCACCTGTCCGCTGAAGACCAGGGACAGTCGTGTTCTTGAAACGGTACCACGATGCCTCCTTGGGGCTATTTGGAGCCTGAggctgctttttcttttgtcaggCTACGGATCAACTTTCTTCGCCTCGCCTTCCCTTCGGATTCACCTCTCAGTGGCGTTTTGCACCTGGCTTGGCTCATCCACCATTTCTGTTTATCATTCGACAGCCTTGGTCATTCATTTGGCGTGTGTTTGGGCTGGGTTTTGTCGGATTTGGGGAgtcttgggggtttgggacgGGTTCAGCGCTGTGttttttcatttttcttGATCGTTGCATATTTTTTGCTTGTTGGTTGATATGGGATTTTTCTTtcgagaagagaagaagtaCCTACACGAGGAAGGGAGAGAGCATTGCATGGATATTGTAATTATGCtaaggaaaagggggtattTAATGCGTTGGAATTTATTGTTTTTTTATTCCAAGTCCTTTGCTCGACAAGCAAGAGAAGCGGAGGGGTGGGGGCGGGGCTATCTTGATTCGAGTATGATATGGGCAACAGGACTATAtttgggtgggttgggaatTTGGGGATCGGTTGGGCTGGTTGGTTCTTTGTATTTAttttgcttttcttccaGCGGTTGGCTTCTTTAGGGAGGTAATCTGGCCTGGGAGTATTTGTCGGATTTGGGATTTGGCTTGGGGGGTGctttgtgtgtgtgggtggggtggtggtatcggcggatggggagagcAGGGAGGACCGAGTTATATTGCTTCTCTGTCATGTCTGGGTTTGGCCAACAACAGACAGCACCTTGTCTTGGGCTCTCCTACTGCTAGACACCTCACAACCCTCACAGCAAATAGCAACATGAGATAACATAGCATAAGACTCTCGACAGAACAACAAATCATTGATTTTACTTTTTAaatgcttttttttctttgttgcGACATGTGACACCCATCTATCTATCTATTTCCTCCCACTCGCAAACTTTTCGTGCCACTTTCCCCTCTTTTTGACCTCGGGggcggcagtggtggtgggtacGGGGACGAGCTCGACGGTTTCGTGGAGCGTGGCTATGGCTTTTAGACCGCTGTTGTCTGTTGgttcgaggatgatgagggcgttggaggtgtttttttggcggAGGGAATAGGAttttgaggtggaggggacggagaggagggccgaggttggggagggagagattGTTAGTCTGGacagagaggggggaggttagCATGGGGGAatgaggcgggggaggagagggggagggaggcttACACAGGTGGGTTCTCCCCCTCTAGTAGCGCTACGAGGTCGGGTGGGAGTTCGATGAGTTTGTACCCTGCTACCGAGTCtgggtcggggagggagaagggcgagggcgCTGGTGGGTGGTAGAGGGGGACTGTggggtgggtttgttgggTTGACATTGCTGTGGTCTGTGGTTTCTCGGGTCTGAACGTGTGGCGTTTTGTTTGTAGGGATGACGCGGAAACAAAACGAAAATACAAGATGAATAGATGGGTTACTGGCGGGCtatggaaaggaaaagggatGATGTCACGGTGGGTAGGAGAATTAATCAAGGTTATCTTTGACAGACGCGTTGACAGGCGGGAAGACGCGTTTGACAGGTTGGGTGTTTaattggttttggtggggtaGAGTGGGGGCCCAAGAGGAGTGacgaccctaaccctgatcGCCGTCAATAGGTTGTGTAAGTGGACTTCCTTTCCTGGATGAAAACGACAGAAGCAGAATGctgtgaagaagaaggaacagATCGAGTCCACCATATCCTTCCTTATTCATCTTCGTAAAACGGCACGGCGTGCTTCTTGTTCGTTTGATTGTGTCGACGTTTGCTGACATCTTTGCACCACACCGAGGTTGAGCAAACAGCTACCGCTTTGCTTCGAACCAGCGTTGACTTGACCGTAATTGAGTAGAGGAGGATCAGGCTATTCTCTAAGTGGTCAATATCTCGGTCACTAAGGACAAGACAAAGCAGTTCTACGCGAGTTTAGGTCCTTGGCCTTTGGTTCAGAGCCTCGTTTTGCTTGCAGATGATCAGGCTGCAGGTACAATGGAAAATAACATAGGAAAAGTCGGTCAGCCGGAAATTATAACGCATGCATGAAACCAATGGACTGCAGGTGTTCCTTAAAGTTCGCAGTACGTGCGACTCTTCTCCTGTCTGAGTCCCCAGTGTGTGTCCCGTCATTGAGGCTTTCTGCTTGTCTCGGGGTGTTGGTGTGATTCCCTCGTGTTTCTGGCGTCTAAGCGCTTCATGAAAAACCCCAATCACATTGCTAGACAGCTGGAAGAGTTCATATAAAGACTGCTCGTTCACGTTCGGCAGCTGGAATTTCAGTCTCCCCAAAACATTCACTGCACCCATTTTCTGACAGTACCTAGGTGACTATGCCACTCTCCCAGGGTTCCCTTCTGCCTTTGAGTACTGTTCTCAAGAATCAACCCGCCCCTGGGGCTCTCGCTCGCAATCCCTCAGCCTCCCATAGTTAGTTTATTACGCCAAGGCGCAGATACAGACATTCGATATGGGTGACTGTTGTAGCCAGCCCTCCCGCGACGAGGAGTATGAGGGTTATACCACCAATGCCAGGCCTGTTCGAAACAATCACCATGGCGGACACGTAAGTTGTCCTTCATTTTTGTTCAGACATCCATCCTTCACACTAGCCCTTCCATGAAGGACGCACAATTTCCTGGCGCCAATTGCTGTCTTGTTTTCATAGCGCCGATGTGGGATTAACCACGCTTATGTCTGTTGCTGCTCCCTCGGAAAGCCCTGCTGTACTCATGGATGCGAGCGACAGATTCAAGTGGCCTATGACTGACGACTTCTGGCATGAGATATcatgaaggagggggtttgttcgGAGGGGCAATATTGAGGCGTTAGCTGAGACCCAGATGGAGCACGGTTGTGGAATCGACATTGTTGGCACCGGATGATACCATGGCAATTATAAAAGGTGCTCCATTCATGATACTTTCAGTCTCCACTCTGTGCACCCACATTACTGGCCCTTATACCGACCTGTCCTTCCGGGTCCTGAGGCATGAAAGTAACCACCAACCATTCGTTCCGGTAGATGGCTTTCGTCGCAGACACCTCTCTAAATCATTGAAACTGTTCACTGATAAGCTGGCTTCCGGCGTGGCTTTCAGTCGTCTTACCCCGTTCCAATCTCTTATCATCCAGACAGTCTCCTGCTTGGTTTGCATCCCCAGCATCATATATGTGGATATCCGCTTTGCATATCAATGCCTGGGCCTCCGGAAACTTGTTACCCTGccttgcctcctccccagcacaTCTCGCCAGCTCTGCTAACAACTCATCGTATCCCTTTAATGCACCTTCCCCGTTCATTTGGTGACTGAGTATGTCAGCGCGAGTTTTGAGAGCATTGAGGTAGTCAGGATAATCCAAGGTTTAATAACACTATCGTTTTGAATCATCGACTGTAAGCGCTCGCAACGGTCCCTCCAAAGCCCCAGCACCTTATCAATCAGCATCAAAACCTCATTGGGCCTCGTCATGGCCCCATCAGGCCTCGTTGTCGCCGTAGTTTGACTCACTTGATGCCCTATCAAGCTTGTTGCTCCCGGCCAGGTTATGGTCCGTGGCAATCACATTGACATGTGTTTCCGGAAGATGCAACACGTTGACTTGTTTGTCAAGGATCTCGTGGAGCTCGTCCACCGCGCGCCTCGGATTCGTCAACCCGCCCTCATCGCTAAGCGCCGCTGCACGGCCCAACCTCATGGCGAGGGTTTTGCGATGTTCTTTGGTCAGCCTCTCCGCCGTTGTTTCAATCACGTTGTCAAACAATGACAGAGCTTCGTCAAACCTGCCCGGCATCCAGGACAGTATGGAGGCCTTGCCATGCTTTAGATTCTACACCCGCTGGTCATCCTCCGCGCCTCTGTTGAACTGACACCACTCCaagatggtcttgtcgatCATCTTGAGGGCCTCAGGGAGTCTTCTGCTTGGGTGCCGAGCACATTAGCGTGGCAGCTGGATATGTGTAGCCTGGTCTCTCTGTGTAGTAGCCCGTCGGCGGTGCTGCTGATTCTGTCGAGGGCCTGTGCGTAGAGGTTTTCGGCCTTGACGTAGTCTCCGCAGTCCCTGTACACCTTGCCTTGgttgaggagaagggtgcTTCTCAGCGCTGAACAGGATTCACTTGTCGGGTTGTCATCGATCACGGATTCCGCCTCCTGGTAGTGTACCAAGGCTTCGTCGTACTCCCCTTTGTCACATTTGATCATGCCTAGACCAATGAGCGTTTGGACAGTCCTTTCTGCGGGCTCACCTCTGTCTTGACAGTATTGGTAACACGATACCATGCGCTCCTCGGCAACTTTCTGATTGCCGCGAAGAAAGCTAAGTTTGGCTGACTCAAATGCCAGAATCCATCTCTTGAACTCGGAGATGGGACTTGGAGTGGTACCGGTCAGCCAGGCTCTCTCGCGGAGTATCGATGATGCATGTGGTAAAAGTCCGGAGCACGTATCGAAGCTGCTCGGCTggcagaggaaggagggggtgctATAAGGCGTGAAGCAGCTTGTGACCAGAGACAAAACGAGGTCAAATGCTTCCTGACATGCTGCTGGATTTTCACTTGCCAGCCATTTGGTAGCAATGAGTGAAGTATATTGGTGGAAAGTATAGGACCTGGCTGAGGGAACGCCAGGGCTCTCTTTACGTGATACCAGACCATACGCAATCAAAACGCCTGGGTGGTCAAGATATGCCATGGTATGGAGTATCTTCGAAGCAATTGGACTTTGTCGGCAGATTGTTTTGAAGGACGAGACCCATGTCTGCAAGATCACATCAGACATGCTGTCGAATGTAAAGCCGTCGTGAGCCCTGAGTATCTCCAGATATCGGTTTATGGTCTTCGACTTTTCACCAATGTATGCCACCGCTTGGCAGATcgccaaggaaaagaagtcCAGCCCTTTTAGAAGAATATCGACACCTGATCGAAGCCTGGTCCTCCCAGACTCCCTTGTATCTTCCTGGATATTGATTGTGCTTTCTTCGCTCTCCTCTGTTATGACAAGCTCCGGGATATCCTTAGCAGTCGCGAGTTTTCGAATTAGTTCTTGCGCATCGAGCTCTTGCATCCTATTGGCATCAATAACGAACCCATTTAGAAGCAGTTTGGAGCTTATCAACGACCTATCACGAGAGGTAAATATGATGGTCCCCTTTCTTACTGGAAGGATATCGTGCAGCAGCTGTGGGAATAAGTCCAGTCTCCGCTCatcaagctggtccacaAACATTCTGCATGCTCCAGACTCCTCAGAGTCTAGCCAGTCTCTCGCTTTGAGACAAGCCTGAAGATTGCCTATGTTGTCAGACCCTTGCCCAAGGTGCAGCGCAATCTTGGCATAGGACGTCATGAAATGCTCCTCTGAGGATCCGTTGACCCAGAACAGATGGTAGTTTAGAGGTGAGGGCCTCATTAACGTGTATCAAGGACCACCCTTTTCACGGATTCCTCGTCAGGTCTTTCCAGAGTTTCTGCCTCTTTTACTGCTGCTTTATAGCAGTCATTGAACTGTCCGATGAGTTTGTGAACCTCTGGATTCGCTTAGATTCTTTGAAGCAGTTTAAAGAACAGTCCATGTGATTGCTGAGTTTTGGTTATTTTAACGTCCCGTGCCACAATCGGATCGGTGCTCCCCCAAAGAAGCAGGTAATCGTGCATTGCAGCGTTGTTACGCGAGAATGGAATGATGTCGTAGCTGGTTCCATGAAGATCCTTTCGGATATCCAAGAAGGCCAATTCAGTCAAGACATGATGACATTCAGGGTTCCCGTATTGCTCTTCGACACAATCTCTGATTCGGCCGTGTAGAGCCTTTGTGGTCACATTTGTCTCAGTTCTCCATTAGTTGGATATTTCCTTGATTGTTGCAGCATAGGGTGCTGTGGACGGGTCTTCGTAGTATGCTTTGAGAAGTTGGGAATCAAATACCACCACTGCGTCGACGCTGGAGATCACCACGGTGCTATGGGAATCCAAAGATGGTAATAGGCAATACTAGTTCGAGAGAATGTTATGAACGGCAGCATCATCCCCTTCCCGGGTTTCTTGAACCAAGAGAGGAGCCTTGTCCGAGATTGTACGGGAGCGTATAACTTTGAGCCAATTGATAATGCTTCTCAGGTAGTGTGAGTTTGCCGGCACGCCGTTCTTGTGATCATGAGCATAAACAATAAAAATGCTTGTCGTTTCACGTTGAAACACGTTGGTATCCGCGAGGGCGGCTAGAATTTCGTCAAAGACATCATCCAGATTTAAGGCAATGTCAATCAGTCACATCGACTAAGTATTTACATGGCTAGGTATCACGTCTGCTTAAATTAAACACCTCTATATAAGCGCAGCTCGTTGTTTGCTAACATTTGAATGGGTTGAGATTGCAACCATGAAGAATCAGGGGCTGACTCGAGCGAATATTTTGAGTTGTCTGGGCGAGCTCGGAAGGCGGACCCATTGCTCGAAAACATGCATGACAACTCACCACAGCCAGTTGTGGTCAAAATGCAGGGTAGATGTCTTTGAATGGGATGCGCGCTTGCCCAATGTAAGTAGACCCCAGCAGTAATGGAGGCTAAGAAGGTGCTGGGCTGCTCAGGCATGATTTTTACATCAAGACATTTTTTAAGGATCACTG is a window from the Podospora pseudocomata strain CBS 415.72m chromosome 6, whole genome shotgun sequence genome containing:
- a CDS encoding hypothetical protein (COG:O; EggNog:ENOG503Q375), giving the protein MGSAHSKQESSPDAREPPLKRDRLHRLRKSLRSHSHRRNLNEQNNEQTQPSDNINRPENDNNAVREMPPVRRSQGNVDPELSTEACMEAALNFFPDICPDYLRKTVESQKWTAQGLVGHILDQQESGKKYPKRVKSLKRKWEDTGEDGEEVLSKKMEAEPRFQGKTTEYMKKYKGAGSLLVAEFPDFKVKNIEQQFKLHDHRIYPAYLALWAELAQETSAWRKKSTTRPKMTLGDTVKMFSESADEGEKGAVEDFVAARQVCDIRAAKARAKKAEEDAEAANYAQAEADGTILECGCCFGDFPQNRMVHCNAETIHFFCRECAKRMAETQVGISKYQLDCMSTDGCEGTFSKSQKDLFLDGKLTVALDRIEQEAVLRLAGIESLETCPFCPYAAEYPPVEVDKEFRCISEECGRVSCRLCRLETHTPKTCQEVARESGYSARREIEEAMSAAMIRTCNKCKTPFIKENGCNKMTCTRKGCGNIQCYVCSKSCDYSHFDEPARGGKPGNCRLFDETEERHAREVREAEEAARKKVAEANPEVDSSLLEIKFSDKVKQDEAKRAAAQIPQRGGVFGPRNLPVYVPPRMPAIAVPPNQPNAPVPAAPMALRPDQANELQRRMQGLIGLDLEIGIEPLPVEAHRNVQMAVILPPDPNREARMQQQQALLRAQIQAQQIQMEQARNNFRIQREQAAAQLNHARNVQQEAMQNMQRQELQLQQHIADHMHRFPQGVAFPAVPRPAPGPVLMNPEHLFAPAGAAGRLFNIGNHAYHEPNAHHPAAAVGNPQQAVAVPNRPQALAAPNLPPHRVANAANNNNVNDGGPAQQHGDGPRPLANDVINLTASPPAPRVNGNGYRAELYSPRWGHGPPPVR
- a CDS encoding hypothetical protein (EggNog:ENOG503P8BC; COG:S); translated protein: MSTQQTHPTVPLYHPPAPSPFSLPDPDSVAGYKLIELPPDLVALLEGENPPVLTISPSPTSALLSVPSTSKSYSLRQKNTSNALIILEPTDNSGLKAIATLHETVELVPVPTTTAAPEVKKRGKWHEKFASGRK